The following are encoded together in the Candidatus Hinthialibacter antarcticus genome:
- a CDS encoding C-GCAxxG-C-C family protein — protein MDRRKVLIGAATGLTAAASGVLILTKGFTPPDVPQKEPSRIALSADAQQPGAWSYHALDAAATGELAYQMYAGGGCMYASFGSIITQLAQQYGQPYASFPYEMMKYGSSGIGEFGSVCGALNGTAAAVGLFVENKGHRNAIIEEFFSWYEKTALPVFEPKDAKEKTVVTVSNSVLCHASTATWSKASGKRTDSKERTERCSRLTADVTQKAVGLLNQYVEGGFEHSPAINIDAAGCIQCHGKPGKLGNIKGKMNCTSCHETSTAHTLFADAHYKFMPEKSE, from the coding sequence ATGGACCGCAGAAAAGTCTTAATTGGCGCCGCAACAGGTCTCACCGCCGCCGCTTCAGGCGTATTGATATTGACCAAAGGGTTCACTCCGCCGGATGTTCCACAAAAAGAACCATCACGGATTGCTTTAAGCGCAGACGCCCAACAACCAGGCGCTTGGTCGTATCACGCGCTTGACGCAGCCGCAACAGGCGAATTGGCTTATCAGATGTACGCAGGCGGCGGGTGCATGTACGCCTCGTTCGGCAGCATCATCACCCAATTGGCGCAGCAATACGGCCAGCCCTACGCTTCTTTTCCTTATGAAATGATGAAGTACGGCTCTTCGGGAATCGGCGAATTCGGCTCGGTGTGCGGCGCATTGAACGGCACAGCCGCCGCAGTCGGATTGTTTGTAGAGAACAAAGGCCACCGCAACGCCATCATTGAAGAATTTTTTAGCTGGTATGAAAAAACCGCTCTGCCTGTTTTTGAGCCGAAAGACGCAAAAGAAAAAACCGTCGTGACCGTTTCAAATTCCGTCCTCTGCCACGCATCAACCGCGACATGGTCTAAGGCGTCCGGCAAGCGCACCGACAGCAAAGAACGCACCGAACGCTGCAGCCGCTTAACGGCGGACGTAACCCAAAAAGCGGTCGGCCTGTTGAACCAGTATGTCGAAGGCGGTTTTGAACACTCACCGGCAATCAACATCGACGCCGCAGGCTGCATTCAGTGCCACGGCAAACCGGGCAAACTCGGCAACATCAAAGGCAAGATGAATTGCACGTCATGCCATGAGACCTCGACGGCGCACACACTCTTCGCCGACGCGCATTACAAATTCATGCCCGAAAAAAGCGAATAG
- a CDS encoding hydrolase, with translation MVIDRETAWNLLCEWTPGEALRIHARSVEVVMRAAAVKYGGGESDAELWGVTGLLHDADYEQWPEDHPKRIMAWLRERGEEDMAHAIACHYTQWGVACESAMDKALLACDELTGFVGACCFVRPDGIHTLAPKSVKKKLKDKSFAAKVNRDEVRLGAEQLGVEMGEHIQFVIDALKPHAEELGLQGRGE, from the coding sequence ATGGTGATTGATCGCGAGACAGCTTGGAATTTGTTATGTGAATGGACGCCGGGCGAGGCGCTGCGCATTCATGCGCGTTCGGTGGAAGTGGTGATGCGGGCGGCGGCGGTGAAATACGGCGGCGGCGAGAGCGACGCCGAACTGTGGGGTGTGACCGGGCTGCTGCATGACGCCGACTATGAACAATGGCCCGAAGACCACCCCAAGCGCATCATGGCATGGCTGCGCGAGCGCGGCGAAGAAGACATGGCCCACGCCATCGCCTGCCACTATACCCAATGGGGCGTGGCCTGCGAAAGCGCGATGGACAAAGCCCTGCTGGCCTGCGACGAGCTGACTGGCTTCGTCGGCGCGTGCTGTTTCGTGCGACCCGACGGCATTCACACCCTGGCGCCGAAAAGCGTCAAGAAAAAATTAAAAGACAAGAGTTTCGCCGCCAAAGTCAATCGCGACGAAGTGCGCCTGGGCGCCGAGCAACTCGGCGTCGAGATGGGGGAGCACATTCAATTTGTAATTGATGCGCTCAAACCTCACGCCGAAGAACTGGGTCTACAAGGCCGGGGTGAATAA
- a CDS encoding GNAT family N-acetyltransferase has product MKFEPLSPKFHDRKSFDCGVKELNLYIQQFANQDQVRSLTKVYVLSDGPTIIGYYSICAHSVSRENLPENQKIGPYNDLPFLLLGRLAVDHNFQGKGYGDALIFHAFKTTLNAAETVGILGIVVDALNENVVSYYEGFGFMRLKGTQNRFVISISTMKHLLETR; this is encoded by the coding sequence ATGAAATTTGAACCTCTGAGTCCAAAATTTCATGACCGCAAATCATTTGATTGCGGCGTTAAAGAACTTAATTTATATATCCAACAATTTGCCAATCAGGACCAGGTGAGAAGCCTGACTAAAGTGTATGTACTATCCGATGGTCCAACCATAATTGGCTATTATTCTATATGCGCTCATTCTGTCTCAAGAGAAAACCTTCCTGAAAACCAAAAAATTGGTCCATATAACGACTTGCCATTTCTTTTGCTTGGACGATTGGCGGTCGATCATAACTTTCAGGGCAAGGGCTATGGAGACGCTCTTATCTTTCATGCGTTCAAAACAACTCTGAATGCAGCCGAGACAGTCGGCATTCTGGGTATTGTTGTTGATGCGCTTAATGAAAATGTGGTTTCCTATTACGAAGGATTTGGTTTTATGAGATTAAAAGGGACGCAGAACCGGTTTGTAATCTCTATCTCAACAATGAAACATCTACTCGAAACACGCTAA
- a CDS encoding DUF1778 domain-containing protein yields MNIRNDDTLKVRMDSITLDLMERAREFLHLDKSKFIRHSVRRMAEAVIAEHEQTRFSADDWQQFFQLVENPPEATDRFKKAALKYQEITSEHEI; encoded by the coding sequence ATGAATATTAGAAATGATGATACGTTAAAAGTTCGCATGGATTCGATAACGCTCGATCTGATGGAACGGGCGAGAGAATTTTTGCATTTAGATAAAAGCAAATTTATCCGCCACAGCGTTAGACGGATGGCCGAAGCGGTGATTGCCGAGCATGAACAAACCCGGTTTAGCGCCGATGACTGGCAACAGTTCTTCCAGTTGGTCGAAAATCCTCCCGAAGCGACAGACCGCTTTAAAAAGGCAGCCCTGAAATATCAAGAGATCACTTCAGAACATGAAATTTGA
- a CDS encoding deoxyguanosinetriphosphate triphosphohydrolase: MTKTNETSSLMSRERLEQGERERLAPYAACAADSRGRIYNEEEHAYRTCYQRDRDRIIHSSAFRRLEYKTQVFINNASDHYRTRLTHTLEVAQIARTLARALSLNEDLCEAIALAHDLGHPPFGHAGERILNDLADESGGFEHNAQALCIVDYLEVRYPQFPGLNLTKESRRGILKSHTPYRGMGQGLEGAPCVEAQVVDAADEISYCSHDLDDGIDSGLLHPDDVMTVPLWREAAEQVRDQVAEWRGKRRRYPLILHLINCQVTDLAEETMRRLNQHTGEVKDGLVGFSAGMQQHVQASRKFLFDHLYRHPQVLRSNSRCRLIIQRLFEHYTEHPGQMPEAYQARIEHYGLERCASDYISGMTDRYAEEDYRQLFGF, encoded by the coding sequence ATGACGAAGACCAATGAAACATCCTCGCTGATGTCGCGGGAACGGCTCGAACAAGGAGAGCGCGAGCGCCTCGCGCCCTACGCTGCCTGCGCGGCGGATTCGCGTGGACGTATATATAATGAAGAAGAACACGCCTACCGCACCTGCTACCAGCGCGACCGCGACCGCATCATTCACAGCAGCGCCTTTCGCCGTCTGGAATACAAAACCCAGGTGTTTATCAACAACGCTAGCGACCATTACCGCACCCGGCTGACCCATACGCTCGAAGTTGCGCAGATCGCGAGGACGCTGGCGCGGGCGCTGTCGCTCAATGAAGACCTGTGCGAGGCCATCGCCCTGGCGCACGACCTGGGCCATCCGCCCTTCGGTCATGCGGGCGAGCGCATATTGAATGATTTGGCGGATGAATCCGGCGGGTTTGAACACAACGCCCAGGCGCTGTGCATCGTCGATTATCTTGAGGTGCGCTACCCGCAGTTTCCCGGGCTGAACCTGACCAAAGAATCGCGGCGCGGCATTCTCAAGAGCCACACGCCCTATCGCGGTATGGGGCAGGGGCTGGAAGGCGCACCTTGCGTCGAAGCGCAGGTGGTTGACGCGGCGGATGAAATATCGTATTGCAGCCACGACCTCGACGACGGCATTGATTCGGGCTTGTTGCATCCCGACGACGTGATGACGGTGCCGCTGTGGCGCGAGGCGGCGGAGCAGGTGCGCGACCAGGTGGCTGAATGGCGCGGCAAACGGCGGCGCTATCCGCTGATTTTGCATCTCATCAATTGTCAGGTGACCGACCTCGCCGAAGAAACCATGCGGCGGCTGAACCAACATACAGGCGAAGTCAAAGACGGTCTGGTCGGGTTCAGCGCCGGGATGCAGCAGCATGTGCAGGCGTCGCGCAAGTTTCTGTTCGATCACTTATACCGCCACCCGCAGGTACTGCGCTCAAACTCGCGCTGTCGTTTGATTATCCAACGCTTGTTTGAGCATTACACCGAGCATCCCGGACAAATGCCGGAAGCCTATCAGGCTCGGATTGAACACTATGGTCTTGAACGCTGCGCGTCGGATTACATCTCTGGCATGACCGACCGCTACGCTGAAGAAGACTATAGACAACTGTTTGGGTTTTGA
- a CDS encoding flavin reductase family protein encodes MISKPIEAFSHFIATHPVLLLSARKGRANTVSPVLWYMPIGMDPPMVAVSLKPSSQSFHFVRESGDFILGVVGESLVKETHFCGVHSGRDVDKLRVLNLTTTRAKTVTPLMITECLVQIECRVRDIIPGPGRPLITAEVLYVGVHEQIDQIRWQPEEFLLYYMGGNRYRVGRKILDMSDVRPGYVPPDAYLR; translated from the coding sequence ATGATATCTAAACCGATAGAGGCATTTTCGCATTTCATCGCAACGCACCCGGTTTTATTGCTATCGGCCCGTAAGGGACGGGCGAATACGGTATCTCCGGTATTGTGGTACATGCCGATTGGGATGGACCCGCCGATGGTTGCGGTCTCATTGAAGCCGAGTTCGCAGAGTTTTCATTTTGTTCGCGAGTCGGGTGATTTTATTTTGGGCGTGGTGGGTGAATCGCTGGTTAAAGAGACGCATTTTTGCGGGGTGCACTCTGGTCGCGACGTTGATAAACTACGGGTGTTAAATTTAACCACCACTCGCGCCAAGACGGTGACGCCGCTGATGATAACGGAATGTCTGGTGCAGATTGAATGCCGCGTACGGGACATTATTCCGGGTCCGGGGCGGCCGTTGATTACGGCTGAGGTGCTTTATGTCGGCGTACATGAACAAATTGATCAGATCAGATGGCAGCCGGAAGAGTTCTTGTTGTATTACATGGGCGGCAATCGCTACCGGGTCGGACGCAAGATTCTCGACATGAGCGACGTGCGACCCGGTTATGTCCCGCCAGACGCCTATTTGAGATGA
- a CDS encoding tetratricopeptide repeat protein produces the protein MDTNTVTLTRSPYEILKVNPWADVETIKAQYFHLVKQYNPEYYPEEFIEIRTAFDILKEPASRAASDVENFSPPPSFSHSDYKGMDLHSISLFKLNQEMKTLCGERQLEQLEGEEKAKALHLLHGAALYHSVHSHINEAKEVWNKIIDLYPDDQEAKSNLTYTVWQEAFDLAADGQMEEAENAFKQLNESGFKNAAIYKNVALAQEKQGKKDESRESWKIAIDSLNAELKNDPDNDYIKALVIAAHKYTGGYHLEGKSEVDGSEGNITAGSAKELGYACIKQGNWRQALEALERARQDNEQDVDVLCQLAWAYLNTNQHKVAFQTWNHALKIASSKQGVIDHLVRGHTIFGKRLMEQRIFNQALVQFKNALKHEPKNFELRLLLGETYFQMRNFTSALAEYQRVMDVDPRNKVARQGVRECKRLGGLR, from the coding sequence GTGGATACGAATACAGTTACTTTAACCCGCTCACCCTACGAAATTCTCAAGGTCAACCCTTGGGCTGACGTTGAAACTATCAAAGCGCAATATTTCCACCTGGTGAAGCAATACAACCCGGAATATTACCCGGAAGAATTTATCGAAATCCGTACGGCCTTCGATATTTTAAAAGAACCTGCGTCACGCGCGGCTTCTGATGTTGAAAATTTCTCCCCGCCGCCGTCGTTCAGTCATAGCGACTACAAAGGTATGGACTTACACTCCATTTCACTCTTTAAATTAAACCAAGAGATGAAGACGCTGTGCGGCGAGCGCCAACTCGAACAACTTGAAGGCGAAGAGAAAGCAAAAGCGCTTCACTTGCTCCACGGCGCAGCGCTTTATCATTCCGTCCATAGTCATATTAATGAAGCCAAAGAAGTCTGGAACAAAATTATTGACCTCTATCCAGACGATCAGGAAGCGAAAAGCAACCTGACCTACACCGTCTGGCAAGAAGCCTTCGACCTCGCAGCCGACGGGCAGATGGAAGAAGCAGAAAACGCCTTCAAACAACTCAACGAAAGCGGCTTCAAAAACGCCGCCATCTATAAAAACGTCGCCCTGGCGCAAGAAAAACAAGGCAAAAAAGACGAAAGCCGCGAATCATGGAAAATTGCGATTGATTCGCTTAACGCCGAATTAAAAAATGACCCCGACAACGACTATATAAAAGCTCTGGTCATCGCCGCCCACAAATACACCGGCGGCTACCACCTCGAAGGCAAAAGCGAAGTCGACGGCAGCGAAGGCAATATCACCGCCGGTTCCGCCAAAGAATTAGGCTACGCCTGCATCAAACAAGGCAACTGGCGCCAAGCGCTCGAAGCGCTCGAACGCGCCCGGCAAGACAACGAACAGGATGTCGATGTCTTATGCCAACTCGCTTGGGCCTATCTTAATACAAATCAACATAAAGTCGCGTTTCAAACCTGGAACCACGCCTTGAAGATCGCCTCCTCCAAACAAGGCGTCATCGACCACTTGGTTCGAGGCCACACCATTTTTGGCAAACGCTTGATGGAACAACGCATCTTCAACCAGGCGTTAGTCCAATTTAAAAACGCCCTCAAACACGAACCCAAAAATTTCGAATTGCGGCTTCTGTTGGGCGAAACCTATTTCCAAATGCGAAACTTTACCTCCGCGTTAGCGGAATATCAGCGGGTGATGGATGTTGACCCGCGCAATAAAGTGGCCCGGCAGGGCGTGAGAGAATGTAAACGTCTTGGAGGCCTCCGATGA
- the grpE gene encoding nucleotide exchange factor GrpE — translation MIGWLTRSSQPDPRDVFPIDNMPIETYGGKGTSAVRLMYKKMPALPAPGETRRLAVKNGLDKNKEEFFRRILPILDSFDTIFNYTKNSSLDDSDTLANWVKTLEALYRRLLSALEKEGLVGIESQGQQLDLSVHEVVETRGAPEKPNQLILEEMVKGYRYGNRVLRDAKVIIVKNPKIIEE, via the coding sequence ATGATTGGTTGGTTGACCCGTTCCAGTCAACCCGATCCTCGCGACGTCTTCCCAATCGACAACATGCCGATTGAAACATATGGAGGCAAAGGGACCAGCGCAGTCAGGCTGATGTACAAAAAAATGCCAGCCTTGCCTGCTCCCGGCGAAACGCGGCGTCTAGCGGTAAAAAACGGCCTAGACAAGAATAAGGAAGAATTTTTCCGCCGCATTCTCCCAATACTTGACAGTTTTGACACGATCTTTAACTATACGAAAAACAGTAGTTTAGATGATAGCGATACACTCGCGAACTGGGTCAAAACGCTCGAAGCCCTCTATAGGCGCTTGCTCTCGGCTCTAGAAAAAGAAGGCTTGGTTGGGATAGAATCGCAAGGACAACAATTAGACCTCTCTGTTCATGAGGTTGTTGAAACCCGCGGAGCCCCTGAAAAACCCAACCAATTGATATTGGAAGAAATGGTCAAGGGGTATCGGTACGGAAACCGGGTTCTACGCGACGCAAAGGTAATTATCGTGAAGAACCCGAAAATAATTGAAGAATAA
- a CDS encoding Hsp70 family protein, with protein sequence MARILGIDLGTTNSVVAYMAGDKPVIIPNDLGDRITPSIVFFQDDSSVLVGKKARRAAGMNPDRSIFSIKRHMGTAYRVDIDGKSHTPQEISACVLQKLKSDAEEFLGEECPQAVITVPAYFTDAQRQATRDAGEIAGFTVRRIIDEPTAAAISYGLERESDQILMVYDLGGGTFDVSIIEMVEGVFQVLSIKGNNHLGGDDFDARIVEYLLEKFKQKENIDLTGDSKAMFRLREAAQEAKIELSGVTKTEIIVEAIAMTDKGPVTLSEELTRAEFESLVHDLIEMTSQPTLDAIQDAGLKPEDISNVLLVGGSTRIPYVQQTVAKIVAKEPRKDVSPDECVALGAAVQAYILAPLDDELQHSAADQVHKDGPVIVHLTPFSLGVGLAEDRYGVLIERNSTYPTEAKDLFTTTRDFQDAISFPIYEGEENIASANTFLDMLRIDKIPPAPRGVPRIEVTFRLNQDRILEATAKDLTTDTEVSITVMATDNRLSDEERGSLKQQAQERVVQQMSHRQQQDMANEVDSLVFRAKRVFSESEDPMAEEAMKVIGDLEDARTQSDDTSVQEKMGQLNDMLARYETADY encoded by the coding sequence ATGGCTAGGATTTTAGGCATCGACCTTGGAACAACTAACTCCGTAGTTGCGTATATGGCAGGCGATAAGCCTGTCATTATCCCCAACGACTTAGGAGACCGGATAACACCGTCGATTGTTTTCTTTCAAGACGACAGTTCGGTTCTAGTCGGTAAAAAAGCCCGGCGGGCGGCAGGTATGAACCCTGACCGCTCCATCTTCTCGATTAAGCGTCACATGGGAACGGCCTACCGCGTCGATATCGACGGCAAAAGCCACACCCCGCAAGAGATTTCAGCCTGCGTCTTGCAGAAATTGAAATCTGACGCCGAAGAATTTCTCGGAGAAGAATGCCCGCAAGCCGTCATCACAGTTCCGGCTTATTTTACGGATGCGCAACGCCAAGCGACCCGCGACGCGGGTGAAATCGCTGGATTCACCGTTCGCCGGATCATCGACGAACCCACAGCAGCCGCGATCTCTTATGGTCTCGAAAGAGAAAGCGACCAGATTTTGATGGTCTATGATCTTGGCGGCGGTACGTTTGACGTCTCCATCATCGAAATGGTCGAAGGCGTCTTTCAAGTCTTGTCAATCAAAGGCAATAACCACTTAGGCGGCGACGACTTCGACGCCCGCATCGTTGAATATCTGCTTGAAAAGTTTAAACAAAAAGAAAACATCGACCTCACTGGCGATTCCAAAGCGATGTTCCGCCTTCGCGAAGCCGCCCAGGAAGCCAAAATCGAACTCTCCGGCGTCACCAAGACGGAAATCATCGTCGAAGCCATCGCCATGACCGATAAAGGCCCGGTGACTCTCTCCGAAGAACTCACCCGCGCCGAGTTTGAAAGCCTGGTTCACGACCTGATCGAAATGACCTCGCAACCGACCCTGGATGCGATTCAAGACGCTGGCTTGAAACCAGAAGATATTTCCAATGTCCTCTTAGTTGGTGGTAGTACACGCATTCCCTATGTACAACAAACGGTCGCCAAGATCGTCGCCAAAGAGCCGCGCAAAGACGTCAGCCCGGATGAATGCGTTGCCTTGGGCGCTGCGGTGCAGGCGTATATCCTTGCCCCGCTTGACGATGAACTACAACATTCGGCGGCGGACCAGGTGCATAAAGACGGCCCGGTTATCGTCCACTTGACGCCGTTCTCGCTTGGCGTCGGGTTAGCCGAAGACCGATACGGCGTATTGATCGAGCGCAACTCGACCTATCCGACCGAAGCCAAAGACCTATTTACCACAACCCGCGACTTCCAGGACGCGATCAGTTTCCCGATTTATGAAGGCGAAGAGAACATCGCTTCGGCGAACACCTTCCTGGATATGCTGCGCATCGACAAAATTCCGCCCGCGCCGCGCGGCGTACCGCGCATCGAAGTCACCTTCCGCCTCAATCAGGACCGTATCCTCGAAGCGACGGCGAAAGACCTGACCACCGATACCGAAGTCAGCATCACCGTTATGGCGACCGACAACCGCCTCAGCGACGAAGAGCGCGGCTCGTTGAAACAACAGGCGCAAGAGCGCGTCGTCCAACAAATGTCACATCGTCAGCAACAAGACATGGCGAATGAAGTCGATAGTTTGGTGTTCCGCGCCAAACGGGTCTTCTCTGAATCCGAAGACCCAATGGCCGAAGAAGCCATGAAGGTGATCGGCGACCTCGAAGATGCGCGTACGCAATCAGACGATACGTCGGTGCAAGAAAAAATGGGCCAGTTAAACGATATGTTGGCCCGTTATGAAACAGCCGATTATTAA
- a CDS encoding tetratricopeptide repeat protein, protein MDAILCPECGASNPIEAHVCEECNADLSAVKSVIDTANSHYNEALALAHNGKLDEALGQIEASLALSSENPQFHNLMGTIYAQKGLYTEAMRAWERCMALDPEFEKAYKNMEKARRMEEEAVEEDEQRPYIMKMYIAYAAAALFLVVTLYFGFRLNSKNRMIDDYSVQLAAKDQAIDAQKDRLNKAEAEVNAFKTNFPEGGVEGMLQRLTQADSLAETRELQIQRITALRTKERDGFRDQIAALQKEKEDLVRETQKINALQTEIRTRDAKTQTLEKQLSDTQHALTLSQEQAEGYRAQLTSEQTSAQTARLSHEEEIKTVRRTYDQNIETLREDNRKLRDEIATLQRNIDDYKYANELAVQARDQLQQNNYELALQNVDAGLGRATDHALLLSMQETIQEILDDPLEQALRREETRNRIQQLQEKRKELASRLLKDANTSLSNGQLDESVELAEQVIKLLPDDERSKADAQKVIDRTEEQKTKLRLILLEAKQSITDNDLNGAKKKLQQAVKISSSHPEVKALEAQLSENQES, encoded by the coding sequence ATGGATGCCATCCTCTGCCCGGAATGCGGAGCGAGCAACCCGATTGAGGCGCATGTTTGCGAAGAGTGCAACGCTGACCTGTCTGCGGTCAAAAGCGTCATTGATACCGCCAATTCCCACTATAACGAGGCGCTGGCCTTAGCCCATAACGGGAAACTAGACGAAGCCCTGGGGCAAATCGAAGCCTCATTGGCGCTGTCTTCTGAAAATCCGCAATTCCATAACCTGATGGGCACCATCTACGCCCAAAAAGGGCTTTATACCGAAGCGATGCGCGCTTGGGAACGCTGCATGGCGCTCGACCCGGAATTTGAAAAAGCCTACAAAAATATGGAAAAAGCCCGCCGCATGGAAGAAGAAGCGGTCGAAGAAGACGAGCAGCGCCCGTACATTATGAAGATGTACATCGCCTACGCCGCCGCCGCGCTGTTTCTTGTCGTCACCCTGTATTTTGGCTTCCGTCTGAATTCAAAAAACCGCATGATCGACGACTATTCCGTCCAGTTGGCTGCCAAAGACCAAGCCATCGACGCTCAAAAAGACCGTCTCAACAAAGCCGAAGCCGAAGTCAACGCATTCAAGACGAATTTCCCCGAAGGCGGCGTTGAAGGCATGCTTCAACGATTGACCCAAGCCGATTCTCTGGCGGAAACCCGCGAACTCCAAATTCAACGAATCACTGCATTGCGCACCAAAGAACGTGACGGATTTCGCGACCAGATCGCCGCGCTGCAAAAAGAAAAAGAGGATTTGGTTCGCGAGACCCAAAAAATCAACGCGCTGCAAACCGAAATCCGCACCCGCGACGCCAAAACACAAACGCTGGAAAAACAACTGTCCGACACCCAACACGCGCTGACGCTGTCGCAAGAACAAGCGGAAGGATACCGCGCTCAACTCACCTCAGAGCAAACCAGCGCCCAAACCGCCCGCCTCAGCCATGAAGAAGAAATCAAAACCGTGCGCCGCACCTATGACCAGAATATCGAAACCCTGCGCGAAGACAATCGAAAACTGCGCGACGAAATCGCAACCCTGCAACGCAACATTGACGACTACAAATACGCCAACGAACTCGCCGTCCAAGCCCGCGACCAGTTGCAGCAAAACAACTATGAACTCGCGCTGCAAAACGTCGATGCGGGGCTGGGCCGCGCGACCGATCACGCCTTGCTGCTTTCCATGCAAGAAACCATTCAAGAGATTTTAGACGACCCGCTTGAACAAGCGCTTCGCCGCGAAGAAACTCGCAACCGCATACAGCAGTTGCAAGAAAAACGCAAAGAATTGGCCTCTCGCTTATTGAAAGACGCCAACACCAGCCTCTCCAACGGACAGTTGGATGAATCCGTCGAATTGGCCGAACAAGTCATCAAATTGCTGCCGGACGATGAACGCAGCAAAGCCGACGCGCAAAAAGTGATTGATCGGACAGAAGAACAAAAAACCAAATTGCGTCTCATTTTACTGGAAGCCAAACAATCAATCACCGATAATGATCTCAACGGCGCGAAAAAGAAACTTCAACAGGCGGTGAAAATTTCATCCTCTCATCCTGAAGTCAAAGCCTTAGAAGCGCAGCTGAGCGAAAACCAGGAATCCTAA
- the larB gene encoding nickel pincer cofactor biosynthesis protein LarB, with product MHPERIREVLEQVSQGKASVDEALLHLRDLPYEDLGFANIDHHRALRQGQPEVVFGQNKTTQEILDIVGAIREKQMPVLTTRASEDALAQLQQAYPDGTLHQRARAFTVGDGEMGETVGNVLVICAGTSDLPVAEEAALTARFTGSNVKRLSDVGVAGIHRLLGRIDILREADVIVVAAGMEGALASVVGGLVDCPVIGVPTSVGYGASFGGVSALLTMLNSCSAGVTVVNIDNGFGAGFAASVINKKIHHAAKHAKEPVA from the coding sequence ATGCATCCTGAGAGAATCCGGGAAGTGCTAGAACAAGTCAGCCAGGGTAAGGCCTCCGTCGATGAGGCCTTGCTGCATTTGCGCGACTTGCCTTATGAAGACCTGGGGTTCGCGAATATCGACCATCACCGCGCCCTGCGGCAGGGCCAGCCGGAAGTCGTCTTTGGTCAGAACAAAACCACCCAGGAAATTCTCGACATCGTCGGCGCCATTCGCGAAAAACAAATGCCGGTGCTCACCACCCGCGCCTCAGAAGACGCCCTGGCCCAATTACAACAGGCGTACCCGGATGGAACCCTCCATCAACGCGCGCGGGCGTTCACCGTCGGCGATGGTGAAATGGGCGAAACGGTCGGCAACGTGCTGGTGATCTGCGCGGGCACCTCTGACCTGCCGGTCGCCGAAGAAGCCGCGCTCACCGCCCGCTTTACCGGCTCCAACGTAAAGCGACTTTCCGACGTAGGCGTCGCGGGCATCCACCGCCTGCTGGGGCGCATTGACATATTGCGCGAAGCCGATGTGATCGTCGTCGCGGCGGGCATGGAAGGCGCTCTCGCCAGCGTGGTAGGCGGGCTGGTCGACTGTCCGGTGATCGGCGTCCCCACCAGCGTGGGTTACGGCGCTAGTTTTGGCGGCGTTTCAGCGCTGTTGACCATGCTGAATAGTTGCAGCGCGGGCGTCACCGTCGTGAACATTGATAATGGGTTCGGCGCGGGCTTCGCCGCCAGCGTCATCAACAAAAAAATTCACCACGCAGCCAAACACGCGAAGGAACCAGTCGCATGA